TAAGATGCTGAACCTAATTGATAAAATAAATAAAAAATCAATATCGAAATATGATAAACTATCATTCAGAAAGTTTATCCATGATGGACTTTTAAAACCTGATCCCAAAAATAATAAAAATTACAATAATGACGTAATAAATGATTCAATTTGTAAAGTATATATTGGCGATTCGGTAACTTTACAAAATGAACATATTTTCTATAAATTTAGAAAGCAAAATGAATCTAATGTTGTAATAGTAGGTCAAGATATAGAGTCTGCGATTTCAATCTTTAAGCATACTTTTTGTCAGTCAAAAAGACAGAGCTCAGATAGAAGTGAATTTTATCTTTTTAATAAACTTAATATTGATAATGAATTTTACTCTTCTCTTACTTATCAAGAAAATGTAATAGTTGAATCAGGAAATAAAGAAATTGAAAATTATATTTCTGAACTATATGAGAAATTACAAAATAGAATAAATGGAACTTCTTGTAATGGAAGAATAATAATTGGATTTTTCGATGTTTACAATATTAGAGGGCTCCGAAAGAATGGAATGATGAAGTCTGCATTAGGTAATAAGTTGAATGATATCCTTATTGATGGTGCAAGCTACAATATGCATAGCATTATATATTCATATAGTTATCAACATTTATCTAGTATAATTGACACATTAAAAGATATCAATAATTTTGACACAAGAATTGCTTTAAAAGGTGGAGATAGTTTGAAATTATTTACAGTTACCAGTAATTATTCTATTGATGATAATGGAATAGGTCTTATTATGTCTCCATTCTCTAAAAATAATGTTAAGTTTAAAACTTACAAGGTGTAATTATGCCTGAATATAACGATTATATTGAGTATTTAGACTACAAATACAATAATGCAGAAGAAGTAATAGAAAATCGATTAGCCAGTTTAGAAACAACTATTAACGATTTAACTATAATATTGGAAAATTATGAAATAGATACTCTAAATCTGAAGGAAAGTATCAAAAAGAGTAATATTAGTAATGAAGAAAAAGAAAATAAGATAAAAAAACTAGAGAAAGAATTATCTCAACTTAAAAAAGAGAAAATAGAAATTTTAAATAGAAATAAAGCTTTGTTAACAGAAATAACTATTATAAATAAAGATTTAAACAATCTTGATCAAGCTAACTCTAAGTTGAACTCAACTTTTTTAGAACTTAAGGGTAAGTTAGAAAAAAGCGAAAATATTTGTACAGAACAGGTTAAAATCATAAAGAGGTTAGAAGAAAGCAAATCAAAATTAGAGCAAGTAATAAATACTATTGAGAATAAAAATGAAACAATATTAAAAGAGCTTGACTATAAAAGCGTGATAATAAAGGAACTTGATCAAACAAACTCTGACTTAAATTCTAGACTTACAGAATTTAAAGAAGAAATTAAGACAATCAAAAGTGATAGTAAGCAAAAGCAAACATTAATCAGTAAAACAGAAGAAATCATTAGATCAAAAATAAAGGATATAGAAAAAGAGAGAGAAAAAGTAGGAAATCTTATCAACGAGAATAATGCTAATATTTCAACTTTAAAAGCACTTGAAGTCATGCTTGATAAAGCTTATGAGGATAATAAGAAAAAAAATAATTTAATAAATGAACAAGTAAATTCAATTACCAATCTCAAGAATACAAATAATGATATTGTTAACCAAAAATCTATGATTAAAGATGAGTTGAGTGCTTCTATAAAAAAACTTGAATTCAGAACAAATACAATTATTGGCTTATGCATAATAATATTCTTTTTTATCCTAATATTAGGAAACTTAGCTACAATCAATCAGAAATTAGAAGAGGATGTTTCATATAATGATAGCAAAATAGAAAGAATTAAAGAAAATAAAGAAAAACTTGATCAAAAAATTAATTTATTGAATAGTCAAATTTATAGTTATAAAACAGAAATAAGTGAACTTACCAAGTCAAATAATAGAAGCTATCTTCTTGACAAAATTGAGTTTGAAGAGACAACAAAAAATAAACAGTCAAAAAGTTTCAAAACTGAGAATATAAAATATCTTAAACCTGTCTTAAATATAATTTCTCTAGGATTTAAAGAAATAGAAATAAACTATATAACTTATAGTCCTAGTGGAGCAGTCATAATAAGATCTGATAAAAAGAAATTCAAAATTTATAAAGGAAACAATAAATTAGAGTTTTCAATTAGTTATGGGGGCAAGGAGTATGGTTATTGGACTAAAGGAACATACAGATATGTCTTCTATGCTGATGATAAAATAATAGCTGAAGAGAACTTAAAAATATATTAGGAATAGATATGTCTAATAGATCTAGGGAAACTATCATACAAGCTACGCTTGATGCTTTAGAAGGAAAGGAAAAAGATTTTCGAAGAGTTCTTGGTCCTGTTAAAAATGTTTTTGATAGTAAGAAGAACATTGATGCTATTGCTAAAGAATATAATCATTATTACAATGAAACAACATGGGAGAAAACACTCATTGAATTAATAAGAAGTCACAATTCTCAAAGAAACATTTTAGAAACCCAAATGGAGCAGATGAAATCTCTATTTCAATTTTTGAACTTGTTAAAAAAAGAGTTTCAAGAAGGGCTATTAAACTATCAGAGAATCTTAGATAATATGCTTGTTTCAGGATTACCTGATGAGATCTATCAAAAATTTCAGATAGAACATTTAGATCAAGTAAACAGTGTTATTAATAGTATTTTAGAATTAATTGATAGTAACTCTATCCCATTTATAAAAGAAAATATTTCTAAAATACAGGAATTAATAGATTATAATAAATAGGAATACTTTTCTAAACTTAATTATCAATGTTCTATGCTCATCATAATCAATTTTACATTTTGATTTCCACTCAAGTTCCAGTTACTATCAATTGTTCAGTAGCATTAAAACGCTACAACACAAGCTCCCGTTACACACAAGTTGATTAATTTGTTTAAACTAAACAAAAGATAAGAGGAAAAACCAATGCTACAAAAACTTAAAAAAATAATTGCCGGAATCGATGCAGACTATGCCGATCTCCGCTATGAAATCAAAACAACCACTAAAGTCAGGATGTCAAAAGGTGAAGTAAAAGAGACTACTTCTAATTCAGGAGATGGTTTTGTACTTCGTGTTTTAAAAAATGGCGGTTTTGCCACAATTTGCTTTACTAGAGAAGAAGATGCTGATGAAGCAATTAAAAAAGTTCTGGATAACGCTCAAATGATTGCCGAAAATCAAGACAATCCAACTAAAATGGCTGCTGCACCAGTAGTCAAAGATTCATATAAGCCGGAACTTATTGAAGATCCTAGAGATTATTCCATCGAAGATAAAATAGCTTTAGTCAAACATTACTCAGATTTGTATTTTACACAGCCTAAAGTGTTAGATGCATCAGTTTGGTATTCAGATGTAATCAGGGAAAAATATTTTGTAAACAGTGAAGGTTCTGAAATTTTTGAAGAACTTGTAAGTTGTTATTTAGAAGCATTGGTTTATTGTAAAGAAGGTGATAGAACTGAAGAAGGTTACTTGCCTATGAGTAGCAGCAATGGTTTATGGAAACTCAGAAATCGCGATGAAGATGCAATTAAAACAGCTAAAATAGCTCATGATTTATTATTTGCTGAAAATGTTAAAGGTGGTACATATGATGTAATTTTGGATTCTTCCATGACTGGTATCTTTATTCATGAAACTATTGGTCATTTATCTGAAGCTGACAATGTAGAAAATAATCCTTCTATTCGTCAAAAAATGCAATTAGGTACTAAACTTGGTAGTGATATTTTAAATATTATTGATGATGCAAATATGCCTGATCAAATCGCTTGTTATAAATATGATGATGAAGGTGTGGAAGTTAAAAGAGTTAACTTGATGACCAATGGAGTAATAACCGGTAGATTGCACAATCGCTTTACAGCAGCAGAATTCAATGAACCTTTAACCGGTCATAACATTGCTACAGGTTATGAGTATGATCCAATTATCCGTTCTGGCTGTACTTTTGTTCATTCAGGTGAATCATTATTTGATGATTTACTAAAACAGTTAAACAACGGGTTATATCTATGTGGTTATATGTCAGGAATGTCCAGCGGAGATGATTTTAATTTTGCTGCAAGATGGGGCTATAAAGTTGAAAATGGTAAAATTACCAGAATGATCAAGGCATGTAATATGTCAGGGAATATCTTTGAAACCTTAAAAAATATTACAGCAATTGGTAATGATTTGAAATTTAATGAAGTTAATCCTTGTTCTAAGCAACAATTAAATCTTCGTTGTAGCGAAGGTGGTCCGCATATATTAATTAAAAATATTACAGTTGGAGGTAATGTATAATGGAAAAATTATTACAAATAGCTAAAGAAAAAGCAGATCAGGCAGAAATCTATTATTCCAGATGTAGTGATGATTTTATTTCAATTATTGATAGTAAATTTAATAAAGTTACAAGTAGTATT
This Candidatus Delongbacteria bacterium DNA region includes the following protein-coding sequences:
- a CDS encoding TldD/PmbA family protein; the encoded protein is MLQKLKKIIAGIDADYADLRYEIKTTTKVRMSKGEVKETTSNSGDGFVLRVLKNGGFATICFTREEDADEAIKKVLDNAQMIAENQDNPTKMAAAPVVKDSYKPELIEDPRDYSIEDKIALVKHYSDLYFTQPKVLDASVWYSDVIREKYFVNSEGSEIFEELVSCYLEALVYCKEGDRTEEGYLPMSSSNGLWKLRNRDEDAIKTAKIAHDLLFAENVKGGTYDVILDSSMTGIFIHETIGHLSEADNVENNPSIRQKMQLGTKLGSDILNIIDDANMPDQIACYKYDDEGVEVKRVNLMTNGVITGRLHNRFTAAEFNEPLTGHNIATGYEYDPIIRSGCTFVHSGESLFDDLLKQLNNGLYLCGYMSGMSSGDDFNFAARWGYKVENGKITRMIKACNMSGNIFETLKNITAIGNDLKFNEVNPCSKQQLNLRCSEGGPHILIKNITVGGNV